In Streptomyces sp. NBC_01707, a genomic segment contains:
- the hutU gene encoding urocanate hydratase yields MSGPRPVRAPRGTELSALGWQQEAALRMLQNNLDPEVAEHPDKLVVYGGTGKAARDWRSFDAMVRTLQTLKQDETMLVQSGRPVGVMQTHEWAPRVLIANSNLVGDWANWEEFRRLEALGLTMYGQMTAGSWIYIGTQGILQGTYETFAAVAAKKFNGTLAGTITLTAGLGGMGGAQPLAVTMNDGVAICIDCDPRAIERRIEHRYLDVRADSLEHALQLAVEARDARKPLSIGLLGNAAELLPRMLAEGAPIDIVTDQTSAHDPLAYLPIGVDFDDMASYAAEKPADFTQRAREAMAKHVEAMVGFMDAGAEVFDYGNSIRGEAQLAGYDRAFDFPGFVPAYIRPLFCEGKGPFRWAALSGEASDIHKTDKAMLELFPENESLHRWIKMAGERVHFQGLPARICWLGYGERDRAGERFNDMVASGELAAPLAIGRDHLDCGSVASPYRETEAMLDGSDAIADWPLLNAMVNVASGASWVSIHHGGGVGMGRSIHAGQVTVADGTKLAGEKIRRVLTNDPGMGVIRHVDAGYDIAESVAADKGVRVPMTEGGQ; encoded by the coding sequence ATGTCAGGACCCCGCCCCGTACGGGCACCGCGCGGTACGGAACTGAGCGCCCTGGGATGGCAGCAGGAAGCCGCCCTCCGCATGCTGCAGAACAACCTCGACCCCGAGGTGGCCGAGCACCCCGACAAGCTCGTCGTCTACGGCGGCACGGGCAAGGCGGCCCGCGACTGGCGCTCGTTCGACGCCATGGTGCGCACGCTGCAGACGCTCAAGCAGGACGAGACGATGCTCGTCCAGTCCGGGCGGCCGGTCGGCGTCATGCAGACCCACGAATGGGCGCCGCGCGTGCTGATCGCCAACTCCAACCTGGTCGGTGACTGGGCGAACTGGGAGGAGTTCCGCCGCCTGGAGGCGCTCGGACTCACCATGTACGGGCAGATGACCGCCGGGTCGTGGATCTACATCGGCACGCAGGGCATCCTGCAGGGCACGTACGAGACGTTCGCCGCCGTCGCCGCGAAGAAGTTCAACGGGACGCTGGCCGGGACGATCACCCTGACCGCCGGACTCGGCGGCATGGGCGGCGCCCAGCCGCTCGCGGTCACCATGAACGACGGCGTCGCGATCTGCATCGACTGCGACCCGCGCGCCATCGAGCGCCGCATCGAGCACCGCTACCTGGATGTGCGCGCCGACTCCCTGGAGCACGCGCTCCAGCTCGCCGTCGAGGCGCGCGACGCACGCAAGCCGCTCTCCATCGGACTGCTCGGCAACGCGGCGGAGCTGCTGCCCCGGATGCTCGCCGAGGGCGCCCCGATCGACATCGTCACCGACCAGACCAGCGCGCACGACCCGCTCGCGTACCTCCCGATCGGCGTCGACTTCGACGACATGGCCTCGTACGCGGCCGAGAAGCCCGCCGACTTCACGCAGCGGGCCCGCGAGGCGATGGCCAAGCACGTCGAGGCGATGGTCGGCTTCATGGACGCCGGGGCCGAGGTCTTCGACTACGGCAACTCGATCCGCGGCGAGGCCCAGCTGGCGGGCTACGACCGGGCATTCGACTTCCCCGGGTTCGTCCCCGCGTACATCCGGCCGCTGTTCTGCGAGGGCAAGGGCCCGTTCCGCTGGGCCGCGCTGTCCGGCGAGGCGTCGGACATCCACAAGACCGACAAGGCGATGCTCGAACTCTTCCCCGAGAACGAGTCGCTGCACCGGTGGATCAAGATGGCCGGCGAGCGCGTCCACTTCCAGGGGCTCCCCGCCCGGATCTGCTGGCTCGGCTACGGCGAGCGCGACCGTGCCGGCGAGCGGTTCAACGACATGGTGGCCAGCGGTGAGCTGGCCGCGCCGCTGGCGATCGGCCGCGACCACCTGGACTGCGGGTCGGTGGCGTCCCCCTACCGCGAGACCGAGGCGATGCTCGACGGGTCCGACGCGATCGCGGACTGGCCGCTGCTGAACGCCATGGTCAACGTGGCGTCCGGCGCCTCCTGGGTCTCCATCCACCACGGCGGCGGCGTCGGGATGGGGCGCTCCATCCACGCGGGGCAGGTGACCGTTGCCGACGGCACGAAGCTGGCGGGCGAGAAGATCCGCCGGGTGCTGACGAACGACCCTGGCATGGGCGTCATCCGGCATGTCGATGCCGGGTACGACATCGCGGAGTCCGTCGCCGCGGACAAGGGCGTGCGGGTGCCGATGACCGAGGGCGGGCAGTGA
- a CDS encoding roadblock/LC7 domain-containing protein, whose product MVPEAEVQDVLAELQRLRARVPLLAGALAASTDGLVLAQDTPGVEAEGVAALTAASLGVALRMTEATGRGGFRELLVRGETGYIATYAAGSSAVLTLLAEDRINVGRLHLEGRRASTRIGELVDTALQRTAQPAPASHAPRPRTPPPGGPLPHRT is encoded by the coding sequence ATGGTTCCCGAGGCCGAAGTCCAGGACGTCCTGGCCGAACTCCAGCGGCTACGCGCCCGGGTTCCGCTCCTCGCGGGCGCGCTGGCGGCCAGCACCGACGGACTCGTCCTGGCCCAGGACACCCCGGGAGTGGAGGCGGAGGGCGTCGCGGCACTGACAGCGGCCTCGCTCGGCGTCGCGCTCCGGATGACGGAGGCGACCGGCCGGGGCGGCTTCCGGGAACTCCTCGTACGAGGCGAGACCGGCTACATCGCCACCTACGCGGCGGGCTCCTCCGCCGTCCTCACGCTCCTGGCCGAGGACCGGATCAACGTCGGCCGGCTCCACCTGGAAGGGCGCCGGGCGAGCACCCGGATCGGCGAACTGGTCGACACCGCACTGCAACGCACCGCACAGCCCGCGCCCGCGTCACATGCCCCGCGCCCACGCACCCCGCCCCCCGGCGGCCCCCTCCCGCACCGCACGTAA
- a CDS encoding allantoate amidohydrolase — protein MWKELAPIGRHPGSGGYRRYAWTAADGDCRVWFRAQAEARGLGYEVDRNGNQWAWHGDPLGDDAVVTGSHLDSVPDGGAFDGPLGVVSSFAAFDELRRRGVEFTRPFAITNFGDEEGARFGLACVGSRLAAGQLTVEKAHQLRDGDGITLPQAMEAAGYDPEAIGPDPERLARIGAFVELHVEQGRSLDLTGDPVGIASAIWPHGRWRFDFRGEANHAGTTRLVDRRDPMLTYAETVLAARREAQLTGALATFGKIAVEPNGVNAIPSLVRGWLDSRAADQDTLDAVVTGIERAAREHAERAGIDLDVVRESFTPVVEFQHALRDELGKLLTGRGGGDAGRAVPVLGTGAGHDAGILSASVPTAMLFVRNPTGISHSPAEHAAEDDCVAGVIALADVLEGLACS, from the coding sequence ATGTGGAAGGAGCTCGCCCCCATCGGGCGGCATCCCGGGAGCGGCGGCTACCGCCGCTACGCCTGGACCGCCGCCGACGGTGACTGTCGTGTCTGGTTCCGGGCGCAGGCCGAAGCCCGTGGGCTCGGGTACGAGGTCGACCGGAACGGGAACCAGTGGGCCTGGCACGGGGACCCGCTCGGTGACGACGCCGTCGTCACCGGGTCGCACCTCGACTCCGTGCCCGACGGCGGCGCCTTCGACGGGCCGCTCGGTGTGGTCTCCTCCTTCGCCGCGTTCGACGAACTCCGCCGCAGGGGAGTGGAGTTCACTCGTCCGTTCGCCATCACCAACTTCGGTGACGAGGAAGGGGCCCGGTTCGGGCTCGCCTGTGTCGGGTCCCGGCTCGCCGCCGGGCAGCTGACCGTCGAGAAGGCGCACCAGCTCCGCGACGGCGACGGCATCACACTGCCGCAGGCCATGGAGGCCGCCGGCTACGACCCCGAGGCCATCGGCCCGGACCCCGAACGGCTGGCCCGCATCGGTGCGTTCGTCGAGCTCCACGTCGAACAGGGGCGGTCCCTCGACCTCACCGGCGACCCGGTCGGAATCGCCTCCGCCATCTGGCCGCACGGCCGCTGGCGGTTCGACTTCCGGGGCGAGGCCAACCACGCGGGCACCACCCGGCTCGTGGACCGGCGCGACCCGATGCTCACCTACGCGGAGACCGTGCTGGCCGCCCGTCGCGAGGCGCAGCTCACCGGCGCCCTGGCCACCTTCGGCAAGATCGCCGTCGAGCCGAACGGGGTCAACGCCATCCCCTCCCTCGTCCGGGGCTGGCTCGACTCGCGCGCCGCCGACCAGGACACCCTCGACGCCGTCGTCACCGGCATCGAGCGGGCCGCCCGGGAACACGCCGAACGCGCGGGCATCGATCTCGATGTCGTACGGGAGTCCTTCACGCCCGTCGTGGAGTTCCAGCACGCCCTGCGCGACGAACTCGGCAAGCTCCTGACGGGCAGGGGCGGCGGCGACGCGGGCCGCGCCGTGCCCGTCCTCGGCACCGGCGCCGGGCATGATGCGGGTATTTTGTCCGCTTCGGTCCCTACCGCCATGCTGTTCGTACGGAACCCCACCGGGATCTCGCACTCACCGGCCGAACACGCCGCCGAGGACGACTGCGTGGCCGGGGTGATCGCACTCGCCGATGTACTGGAAGGTCTCGCGTGCAGCTGA
- a CDS encoding formimidoylglutamate deiminase produces MQLTTTSTGKRDTATFWLSHAWLGTHVEPGVALDVAGGRIAGVRTGVDAPPPGATVLRGLTLPGLANAHSHAFHRALRSTVQVGSGTFWTWREIMYQVSSRLTPETYYDLARAVYAEMALAGITAVGEFHYLHHAPGGVPYNNPNAMGEALIAAADAAGIRITLLDTAYLAAGFGQRAGQYQQPNQHQLRFSDTTAEAWAERASLLKDTDHALIGAAVHSVRAVPAGQLATVAAWAEGRQAPLHVHLSEQVAENEACQAAHGCSPTRLLADHGVLGPRTTGVHNTHLSDEDIALLGSSATGTCMCPTTERDLADGIGPAVALQRAGSPLSLGSDSHAVIDLFEEARAMELNERLRTRTRGHWTAAALLRAATGEGHAALGRPDAGTLVPGALADFTTVALDSVRTAGPAPRLAAETAVFAASAADVRHTVVAGRHIVRDGQHALVEDVPAALASAIAVLHG; encoded by the coding sequence GTGCAGCTGACAACGACATCGACGGGAAAGCGCGACACCGCGACGTTCTGGCTGTCCCACGCCTGGCTCGGCACCCATGTCGAGCCGGGCGTCGCCCTGGACGTCGCCGGCGGGCGGATCGCCGGGGTGCGTACAGGCGTCGACGCCCCGCCGCCGGGCGCCACCGTGCTGCGCGGGCTCACTCTGCCGGGACTCGCCAACGCCCACTCGCACGCCTTCCACCGCGCCCTGCGCTCCACCGTCCAGGTCGGCTCCGGCACCTTCTGGACCTGGCGCGAGATCATGTACCAGGTCTCGTCCAGGCTCACCCCCGAGACGTACTACGACCTCGCCCGCGCCGTGTACGCCGAGATGGCGCTGGCCGGTATCACCGCCGTCGGTGAGTTCCACTATCTGCACCATGCGCCGGGCGGAGTCCCGTACAACAATCCGAACGCGATGGGTGAGGCCCTGATCGCCGCCGCCGACGCGGCCGGTATCCGGATCACGCTGCTGGACACCGCCTATCTCGCCGCCGGGTTCGGGCAGCGGGCCGGGCAGTACCAGCAGCCCAACCAGCACCAGCTGCGGTTCTCCGACACCACGGCCGAGGCCTGGGCCGAACGCGCTTCCCTCCTCAAGGACACCGACCACGCCCTGATCGGCGCTGCCGTCCACTCCGTGCGCGCCGTCCCCGCCGGGCAGCTCGCCACCGTGGCCGCGTGGGCCGAGGGCCGGCAGGCCCCCCTCCATGTCCACCTCTCGGAACAGGTTGCGGAGAACGAGGCCTGCCAGGCCGCCCACGGCTGTTCCCCCACCCGGCTCCTCGCCGACCACGGGGTCCTCGGCCCGCGCACCACCGGCGTCCACAACACCCACCTCAGTGACGAGGACATCGCGCTGCTCGGCTCCTCGGCCACCGGTACCTGCATGTGCCCCACCACCGAACGCGACCTCGCGGACGGCATCGGCCCCGCCGTAGCCCTTCAGCGCGCGGGCTCGCCGCTCTCCCTGGGCAGCGACAGTCACGCCGTGATCGACCTCTTCGAAGAGGCCCGCGCGATGGAGCTCAACGAGCGGCTGCGCACCCGGACCCGCGGCCACTGGACCGCGGCCGCACTGCTGCGTGCCGCCACCGGCGAAGGGCACGCAGCACTCGGCCGTCCCGACGCGGGCACCCTCGTACCGGGCGCTTTGGCCGACTTCACCACCGTCGCCCTGGACTCCGTCAGAACAGCGGGACCGGCGCCCCGACTGGCGGCCGAAACAGCCGTATTCGCCGCCTCCGCCGCTGATGTACGGCATACGGTCGTGGCAGGCCGGCACATCGTCCGGGACGGGCAGCACGCGCTCGTCGAGGACGTACCCGCAGCACTCGCCTCGGCCATCGCCGTCCTGCACGGCTGA